One window of the Rhizorhabdus dicambivorans genome contains the following:
- a CDS encoding cupin domain-containing protein: protein MTATSIKHAPSDVEEVRQAFYKDIARDDLAALWNVMGNFVKPEPDGPAKPALWNYSVVREHLRTAGELITAEEAERRVLILQNPGLPGSSLITRSLFAALQLVRPGEIAPCHRHSQNALRLIIEGGGAFTAVNGEKVYMEPFDLILTPAMHWHDHGNTTEQDVVWLDGLDLGIVQLFEASFANHFDGKVHPETRPAGDGFVRFGNHARPLTGISDYDTTRYGLYHYPYKQWCATLEQMRSDAPDPRHAHMIEFTNPTDGGPVLDTISCFAQLVPGGMSTKSARSSDGMVGTVVSGSGAAIISGERFKLTEKDMFIVPSWMPLELKAEADLTIFWFSDRAAQKKLGLWRSA, encoded by the coding sequence ATGACTGCTACGTCGATCAAACACGCCCCGTCTGACGTTGAGGAAGTGCGGCAGGCGTTCTACAAAGATATCGCCAGGGACGACCTTGCGGCGCTCTGGAACGTCATGGGTAATTTCGTAAAGCCGGAGCCTGATGGGCCGGCGAAACCAGCCCTTTGGAATTACTCCGTGGTGCGTGAGCACCTGCGGACTGCGGGCGAGCTTATCACGGCAGAGGAAGCGGAGCGTCGCGTCCTTATCCTCCAAAATCCGGGCCTTCCGGGATCATCGCTTATCACGCGCAGTCTCTTCGCAGCACTTCAGCTCGTCCGGCCCGGGGAGATAGCTCCGTGTCACCGTCATAGCCAAAACGCACTGCGTCTCATCATCGAGGGAGGGGGCGCGTTCACCGCTGTCAACGGCGAGAAGGTTTATATGGAGCCGTTTGATCTGATCCTGACCCCGGCGATGCACTGGCACGATCATGGCAATACTACCGAACAGGACGTGGTCTGGCTCGATGGCCTCGATCTCGGTATTGTTCAGCTTTTCGAGGCGAGCTTCGCCAATCATTTCGACGGGAAAGTCCATCCGGAGACTCGTCCGGCCGGCGATGGCTTCGTGCGTTTTGGCAATCACGCGCGTCCGTTGACGGGAATTTCGGACTACGACACCACCCGCTACGGCCTCTATCATTATCCCTATAAGCAGTGGTGTGCGACACTCGAACAGATGCGCAGTGACGCACCGGACCCGCGCCATGCTCACATGATTGAATTTACTAACCCTACCGATGGTGGGCCGGTTCTCGACACCATCTCCTGCTTCGCGCAACTGGTGCCGGGCGGGATGTCAACAAAGTCAGCGCGCTCTTCCGACGGTATGGTCGGCACCGTGGTCTCTGGCAGTGGGGCGGCGATTATCAGTGGCGAACGCTTCAAACTTACCGAGAAGGACATGTTCATTGTGCCATCCTGGATGCCTCTTGAACTAAAGGCCGAAGCAGATCTGACTATATTCTGGTTTTCGGACCGGGCAGCTCAGAAGAAACTGGGCCTTTGGCGTAGCGCGTGA
- a CDS encoding helix-turn-helix transcriptional regulator, with product MFHLADDFIREVRALQQLAGLPFVMHAITHELGFRFFALIHHDELEPAKSGTIDVSEYPDAVRERLFRQRLFRRDPIIRACIFADGAFLWSELPNIIKLDRHDRKSLDHGRTVGLNEGITVPFVRIGERIGSCTLAGIKQPDHAGRYLGLVQLIGIFAFQAARRLTRSQLSLPADPPRLHPRPRDCVVLAGRGYSNKRIARALDLTPRTVDSYLTEARRLFDAHDRTELVVSAVLAGEVDLHELRRQPE from the coding sequence ATGTTCCATCTGGCCGATGATTTCATCAGGGAAGTGCGGGCCTTGCAGCAATTGGCAGGCCTGCCTTTCGTGATGCACGCGATTACTCATGAACTTGGTTTCCGTTTCTTCGCGCTCATACATCACGATGAGCTGGAGCCCGCGAAGAGTGGCACCATTGATGTCTCCGAATATCCCGATGCCGTGAGGGAGCGTCTTTTCCGTCAGCGCCTGTTTCGTCGCGATCCGATCATCAGGGCTTGTATTTTCGCCGATGGTGCCTTTCTCTGGTCAGAGCTTCCAAACATCATAAAGCTGGATCGCCATGATAGAAAAAGCCTCGATCATGGCCGGACAGTAGGATTGAACGAGGGAATAACCGTTCCTTTCGTCAGGATCGGTGAACGTATTGGCTCATGCACCCTCGCGGGCATAAAGCAGCCCGACCATGCGGGCCGGTACCTGGGCCTGGTACAACTTATCGGCATCTTCGCATTTCAAGCAGCGCGTCGTCTGACACGGTCGCAACTGTCGCTTCCTGCTGATCCTCCCCGTCTGCATCCCCGTCCGCGCGATTGTGTTGTGCTTGCGGGTCGGGGCTATTCGAATAAGCGGATTGCCCGCGCCCTCGACCTGACACCGCGCACCGTCGACAGCTATCTGACTGAAGCCCGGCGTCTCTTTGACGCTCATGATCGTACCGAACTGGTCGTCAGCGCCGTCCTCGCGGGAGAGGTCGATCTCCACGAGCTGCGACGTCAACCCGAGTAA
- a CDS encoding acyl-homoserine-lactone synthase, with amino-acid sequence MIHVIDNHLAADCRALLQSMFADRKRLFVDLFGWDVPVVDGQYEIDQFDTAHAIYIVIADGDGEHEASLRLLPTVQPHMIDTVFRDLCPIGVPSGEAIWESTRLCLPQRHGAERRRELRNMLISAMVDVALERGIDGYTGVLPDPFRKEVLAMGWRAEPLGPAVRMPGGPVGAFMVHIGADTPVRLGWTGTYVDQAREMAA; translated from the coding sequence ATGATCCATGTCATCGATAACCATCTGGCGGCGGATTGCCGCGCTCTGCTCCAGTCCATGTTCGCAGACCGCAAGCGGCTGTTCGTCGATCTTTTCGGTTGGGATGTGCCGGTGGTCGATGGGCAATATGAGATCGACCAGTTCGATACCGCACATGCCATCTATATCGTAATCGCGGATGGCGACGGCGAGCATGAGGCTTCACTCCGGCTGTTGCCGACTGTTCAGCCGCATATGATCGACACGGTCTTTCGTGACCTCTGCCCGATCGGCGTGCCGAGCGGCGAGGCGATATGGGAAAGCACCCGACTCTGTCTGCCACAGCGCCATGGGGCGGAACGCCGCCGCGAACTGCGCAACATGCTCATCTCCGCCATGGTTGATGTGGCATTGGAACGGGGTATCGACGGTTATACCGGCGTCCTGCCCGATCCCTTCCGCAAGGAAGTGCTGGCCATGGGCTGGCGCGCCGAGCCACTCGGTCCGGCGGTGCGCATGCCCGGTGGCCCGGTCGGAGCCTTCATGGTGCATATCGGCGCTGATACGCCCGTGCGTCTCGGCTGGACCGGCACCTATGTTGATCAGGCCCGGGAGATGGCGGCATGA
- a CDS encoding phytanoyl-CoA dioxygenase family protein, giving the protein MSALADRHAAQLYREGWCAIEGALGGDVIRALEADLEPAFAATPLCQGAFYGARTRRFGGLLARSPYAAQLVMHPLILEVVERMLLPWCERIALNLTQAIEIHHGALPQLPHRDQDMWQGPKGSVEYLVNVMWPLTAFTDDNGGTRLWQGSHLDQDVALLPEEEAIVPSVSPGDALIFLGSTLHGGGGNRSSAPRRGIIISYCLGWLKPFELQWLVYPPAMARHFSPELASLVGYAQHRPNLGNVEGQCPSILLRDDVPTFIPAIDALRPDQIEAAAVFVRAQMGEMG; this is encoded by the coding sequence ATGAGCGCGCTGGCCGATCGCCATGCGGCGCAGCTTTATCGTGAGGGCTGGTGTGCCATTGAGGGTGCGCTCGGTGGCGACGTGATCCGGGCGCTGGAAGCGGATCTCGAACCGGCATTCGCGGCGACGCCGCTTTGCCAGGGTGCATTCTATGGCGCCCGGACCCGCCGCTTCGGCGGATTGCTGGCGCGGTCGCCGTATGCGGCGCAACTTGTCATGCATCCGCTGATTCTTGAGGTGGTTGAGCGCATGCTGCTGCCTTGGTGCGAGCGGATCGCCCTCAACCTCACCCAGGCGATCGAGATCCATCACGGCGCATTGCCGCAACTGCCACATCGCGATCAGGATATGTGGCAGGGGCCGAAAGGATCGGTCGAATATCTGGTCAATGTCATGTGGCCGCTGACGGCTTTCACTGACGACAATGGCGGCACCCGCCTCTGGCAGGGCAGCCATCTCGATCAGGATGTCGCACTGCTTCCCGAAGAGGAGGCGATCGTGCCTTCGGTGTCGCCGGGCGACGCGCTGATCTTTCTCGGATCGACGCTGCATGGCGGCGGCGGCAACAGGAGCAGCGCTCCCCGGCGCGGTATCATCATCAGCTACTGCCTCGGCTGGCTGAAGCCGTTCGAACTGCAATGGCTGGTCTATCCGCCCGCCATGGCACGGCACTTCTCGCCGGAACTGGCCAGTCTTGTCGGCTATGCCCAGCACCGGCCCAATCTGGGCAATGTCGAGGGCCAATGCCCGTCGATTCTCCTGCGAGATGATGTTCCGACCTTCATCCCGGCGATCGATGCACTGCGGCCCGACCAGATCGAGGCCGCCGCGGTCTTTGTCAGGGCGCAGATGGGCGAGATGGGCTGA
- a CDS encoding DUF2285 domain-containing protein has translation MAGVPHRIRPDASDYEHLASVDVSGLAWEWLRRDPAYCQMEPARRWSTPEGVTVIEAAPLAVVARWGCLHIGDPHLRSSDCSMLWGARMDPSVLRVDAVPLHASDEATSFALRRWSSRATVVKQPTGGENLLLRDGLHSLRLDIMSGSLLDGPVALRFDIHRADSVDPMIDTLRRFLHFQRTGAIPPQRRSRVRHHQRAILALRVHDALVQGASIRDVGITLFGIGRVEAEWEASGESLKSACRRLIALARSMVSGGYLSLLTRRSAMLARPE, from the coding sequence ATGGCGGGTGTCCCGCATCGCATCCGGCCCGACGCCAGTGATTATGAACATCTGGCATCGGTCGATGTGTCCGGTCTGGCATGGGAATGGCTGCGCCGCGATCCGGCCTATTGCCAGATGGAGCCTGCTCGACGCTGGTCCACGCCCGAGGGCGTGACGGTCATCGAAGCAGCACCGCTTGCCGTCGTCGCAAGATGGGGATGCCTTCATATCGGCGATCCCCATCTGCGGTCTTCTGACTGTTCGATGCTTTGGGGTGCGCGGATGGATCCGTCCGTGCTCAGGGTCGATGCCGTTCCATTGCATGCATCCGATGAGGCCACATCATTCGCTCTGCGACGATGGTCATCGCGGGCGACGGTCGTGAAGCAGCCGACAGGCGGGGAGAACCTGTTGCTGCGCGATGGGCTGCATTCTCTCCGTCTGGACATCATGTCAGGCTCATTGCTTGATGGGCCAGTCGCCCTGCGGTTCGATATCCATCGCGCAGATTCAGTCGATCCGATGATCGATACGTTGCGGCGGTTCCTGCATTTTCAGCGTACCGGGGCCATCCCACCGCAACGCCGTTCGCGCGTTCGGCATCATCAGCGCGCGATTCTGGCGCTGCGCGTCCATGACGCGCTGGTGCAAGGGGCCAGTATCCGGGATGTCGGGATCACGCTTTTCGGCATCGGCAGGGTTGAGGCCGAGTGGGAGGCATCCGGCGAATCCCTCAAATCGGCCTGTCGGCGGCTTATTGCCCTAGCCCGATCCATGGTATCAGGGGGCTATTTATCTTTACTTACTCGTCGCTCTGCGATGTTGGCGAGGCCCGAATAG
- a CDS encoding helix-turn-helix domain-containing protein, translating to MNLFELVGTNCYWIRREAGLTQEEVAARMGVSHSHYSAIENGRQNLTFGTFDRLYKALEVGPASLFQEGRPPKPIRASPTSQSDE from the coding sequence ATGAACCTGTTCGAGCTTGTCGGCACCAACTGCTATTGGATACGCCGTGAGGCTGGCCTCACGCAGGAAGAGGTCGCGGCGCGCATGGGTGTCAGCCACTCCCATTACAGCGCAATCGAAAATGGGCGTCAAAATCTGACATTTGGAACCTTCGACCGGCTATATAAGGCGCTCGAAGTCGGACCAGCTTCGCTGTTTCAAGAAGGTCGTCCGCCCAAGCCTATTCGGGCCTCGCCAACATCGCAGAGCGACGAGTAA
- the ltrA gene encoding group II intron reverse transcriptase/maturase — protein MQTAIILRRLETLPALSRAGKRVNGLHRLLRSSHLYERAYVKVSRNRGAATPGVDGQSFDGMTLERLANLARQVADGTYRPRPVRRVYIPKGNGKMRPLGIPTVDDRIVQEAARIVLAQIYDPVFSKHSHGFRTGRSCHTALEEIRNTWTGMKWLIEVDVRGFFDNIDHDILLRLLSKRIDDPRFIGLIERMLKAGVMDDWMFERTYSGTPQGGVISPLLANIYLHELDEFMEEMRVGFDQGKTRRANPAYTRLSRQIADYRAEIDALRAGGADDAEVRNLLKRIKAVTKERQACSSVDPMDPNFRRLRYCRYADDFLVGVIGSKADAKRIRAEIEAFLRDRLNLEVSPEKTRVSDASKGSPFLGFHVCAFTLRSAGSMAGRPKVGGGSRRVRRRPTRGNIKLWVPRSRVYGFCRRKKLGNLDLRNGRVRPQFLDSSVAEMVIAYNSELRGLANYYAIADGVKSSLNGLELVMFRSLLATIASRQRITRARAMANLKLGTDYGVKTMVRGELRVQMLWRLKHLNARPWQQSVVDNTTVGSRLALSTNDIITRLSARECESCGDVDGPFEAHHPNRLKDKRRGPMTAWKQSARRRVTVVLCRSCHVHLHGGRLTSGMESRVH, from the coding sequence ATGCAGACCGCTATTATCCTGAGAAGGCTCGAAACTCTTCCGGCCCTGTCGCGGGCGGGAAAGCGGGTCAATGGTCTTCACCGTCTGTTGAGATCGTCGCATCTCTATGAACGGGCCTATGTCAAAGTATCCCGGAACCGGGGTGCCGCGACACCGGGCGTTGACGGGCAAAGCTTCGACGGCATGACGCTTGAGAGGTTAGCCAATCTCGCCCGGCAGGTGGCCGATGGCACATACCGCCCCCGACCGGTCAGACGGGTCTATATCCCCAAGGGCAATGGCAAAATGCGCCCATTGGGCATCCCTACGGTCGATGATCGCATTGTTCAGGAAGCGGCTCGAATCGTCCTCGCGCAAATCTATGATCCTGTGTTCTCAAAACATAGCCATGGGTTCCGCACGGGACGCTCGTGTCACACGGCGCTCGAAGAGATCCGTAATACCTGGACAGGCATGAAATGGCTGATCGAGGTGGATGTTCGCGGGTTCTTCGACAACATCGATCATGACATCCTGCTCAGGCTTCTCTCGAAACGCATCGATGATCCTCGGTTCATCGGTCTGATAGAACGGATGTTGAAGGCGGGCGTCATGGACGACTGGATGTTCGAGCGGACCTATAGCGGCACCCCTCAGGGCGGCGTAATCTCGCCCTTGCTGGCCAACATATATCTCCATGAGCTTGATGAGTTCATGGAGGAAATGCGGGTCGGCTTCGATCAGGGAAAAACGCGTAGGGCAAATCCTGCCTATACGCGTCTATCTCGCCAGATCGCCGATTATCGTGCCGAGATCGATGCCCTCCGCGCCGGTGGCGCGGACGATGCCGAGGTCCGCAATCTGTTGAAGCGGATCAAGGCAGTCACGAAGGAAAGGCAGGCATGTTCGTCTGTCGATCCAATGGACCCCAACTTCCGGCGCCTGCGCTATTGTCGCTACGCCGACGACTTCCTCGTCGGTGTAATCGGCAGCAAGGCTGATGCAAAAAGGATCAGGGCTGAAATCGAAGCGTTCCTTCGTGATCGGCTCAACCTTGAGGTGTCACCGGAAAAAACACGGGTCAGTGATGCATCGAAGGGATCGCCGTTCCTTGGCTTCCACGTTTGCGCCTTCACGTTGCGGTCTGCCGGATCAATGGCAGGGCGTCCGAAGGTCGGTGGCGGATCACGTCGTGTCCGTCGCCGACCAACGCGGGGCAATATCAAGCTGTGGGTGCCGAGGTCGCGGGTCTATGGGTTCTGCAGGCGTAAGAAACTCGGCAACCTCGACTTGAGGAATGGCCGGGTACGTCCGCAGTTCCTCGACTCCAGTGTCGCGGAAATGGTCATTGCCTACAACTCAGAGCTACGTGGCCTCGCCAATTATTATGCGATCGCCGACGGCGTGAAAAGCTCGCTCAACGGCCTTGAACTCGTCATGTTCAGGAGCCTACTGGCGACCATCGCGTCGCGGCAGCGCATAACGCGGGCGCGAGCCATGGCAAATCTGAAACTGGGGACGGACTATGGCGTGAAAACCATGGTACGGGGTGAACTGCGGGTCCAGATGCTCTGGCGGTTGAAGCACTTGAACGCTCGGCCTTGGCAACAGTCGGTCGTGGATAACACCACTGTCGGCTCACGCCTTGCGTTGAGCACGAACGACATCATCACACGCCTCAGCGCCCGCGAATGCGAGAGCTGCGGCGATGTTGATGGCCCGTTCGAAGCGCATCATCCCAACAGACTGAAGGACAAGCGGCGCGGCCCGATGACGGCGTGGAAACAATCGGCTCGGCGGCGCGTAACTGTCGTTCTGTGTCGCTCATGCCACGTCCACCTCCACGGCGGCCGGTTGACCAGCGGAATGGAGAGCCGTGTGCATTGA
- a CDS encoding tyrosine-type recombinase/integrase has translation MSIITVCERREARGLDAHVPLILRGDALYDPDLDRFFLDLPLSGVRSRHSLRAYAYDVVVWLRFLDACGKTVWAATRDDVDAYHRERRRDEADHRITAASWNRAVASLDRLYRWGEQHGLITDAPFSRRAVWRPAHGGRRGMIAARNDAYERVARRSDVRFVTMDDYRIFREVGLRGLTPDGTERPGARDRNGLRNALFADLLVTTGLRLEEASGLLAAELAAIDREDGDAQQLWLPLPPPLTKGDRGRSVLLPRRLLRQIAAYVAVERAAGVAKFAARDGATKLERSIPVTRAGLDRMRDICTPEERCRLILYDEDGSPREPAALWLTEVGQPVRPNSWEVIFTRACNRCAENGFPLSINPHQLRHTFAVHMLALLIQQRLREAALPVGPLESYRLILGDPLQQVQRLLGHASLTTTYIYLDHIATRADTVDAAVEELLALLPGPQGA, from the coding sequence GTGTCGATCATTACTGTTTGCGAGCGCCGCGAGGCCAGGGGCCTCGATGCGCATGTGCCGCTGATCCTGCGCGGCGACGCGCTCTATGATCCCGATCTGGATCGCTTCTTTCTCGACCTGCCGTTGTCGGGCGTCCGCTCGCGGCACTCGCTTCGCGCCTATGCCTATGATGTCGTTGTCTGGCTTCGCTTTCTCGATGCCTGCGGCAAGACCGTGTGGGCTGCGACCCGCGACGATGTCGACGCCTATCATCGTGAGCGACGCCGCGACGAGGCCGATCACCGGATAACGGCCGCAAGCTGGAACCGCGCCGTCGCCAGTCTCGATCGCCTTTACCGATGGGGTGAGCAGCACGGGCTGATCACCGACGCGCCGTTCAGCCGCCGCGCCGTGTGGCGACCGGCGCATGGTGGCCGTCGCGGCATGATCGCGGCGCGCAATGACGCCTATGAACGTGTTGCCAGGCGATCAGATGTGCGGTTCGTCACGATGGACGACTACCGTATTTTCCGCGAGGTCGGCCTGCGCGGCCTTACCCCTGACGGCACCGAGCGCCCCGGCGCGCGCGACCGGAACGGGCTGCGCAACGCGCTGTTTGCCGATCTTCTCGTCACCACCGGCCTGCGCCTCGAAGAGGCGTCGGGCCTGCTCGCCGCCGAGCTCGCGGCGATCGACCGCGAGGACGGCGATGCCCAACAACTTTGGCTGCCTCTCCCGCCACCGCTGACCAAGGGCGACCGGGGACGCAGCGTCCTGCTCCCGCGTCGGCTGCTTCGTCAGATTGCCGCTTACGTCGCCGTCGAGCGCGCAGCGGGCGTGGCCAAGTTCGCCGCGCGAGACGGCGCGACCAAGCTCGAACGATCGATCCCTGTCACCCGCGCCGGTCTCGACCGCATGCGCGATATCTGCACCCCGGAGGAACGATGCCGCCTGATCCTGTACGACGAGGATGGATCGCCCCGCGAGCCGGCGGCGCTGTGGCTGACCGAGGTAGGGCAGCCTGTTCGGCCCAACTCGTGGGAGGTGATCTTCACCCGCGCCTGCAACCGGTGCGCGGAGAACGGCTTCCCGCTGTCGATCAACCCGCACCAGCTTCGCCACACATTCGCAGTCCATATGCTCGCCTTGCTGATCCAGCAGCGGTTGCGCGAAGCGGCATTGCCGGTCGGACCGCTGGAGAGCTATCGGCTGATCCTCGGCGACCCGCTGCAGCAGGTGCAACGCCTGCTTGGCCACGCCAGCCTCACCACCACCTATATCTACCTCGACCATATCGCGACGCGCGCCGATACGGTGGACGCGGCCGTCGAGGAGCTGCTTGCGCTGCTGCCGGGACCGCAGGGCGCATGA
- a CDS encoding integrase — MTMPVHAQAPAFDDRPVLASAPLKEGHTREALSRVGDPSWDLGPAVFRENARRCHVTVHFHVLEHADVQAAMRAYLYARLNADLPGYRTKLPPACIRQAFNRARRFFAFARERLGRLDVSRIDQPLLDAYARHLRDDPARRPVIVGHLLEVVSDLYYYRDHLDSGGLAFEPWAGQAPARVAGYRHVRENRTPRFPEEVIAALLAWSLRYVTIFADDILAARRELARLEVRRDRLAAADAGLPDPDRRQRRRTRLKAYFGRRRREGRGAPIWGTAHNGKLRVDPNTGAVTPPINAHLLHLHVGIDVQAEPGAHLLLTGGEARLIDAVAAELGVEVGGMDTPITIDPDSGRPWRERFDAKTLAHEERMLQAAAYIVCAYLTGMRDCEVQAMRRGCLSIARSEDGLIERHRIRSTIYKRRAAVGEAASWVTIEPVAAAIMVLERLSAGPARASGSDTLWPVLRASAVSKTHLSSEVVRQLNTFRDHLNSAFGTPDEPVIPPGPDGKPWRITTRQFRRTIAWHIANRPFGTIAGMIQYKHASVAAFEGYAGTSASGFRAEVEAQRRLGQIDDLLDYFDRRQGGASLGGPAGPRIARTLDDAAVRQGPLPAMIADRARLRVMLASVARTFHVGPLADCFFDPATALCLKRVTTPDPAGPLTALCEPTRCPNACITARHRPAWERAAADARAHLRERRISDLQRQALQRELDRLSVVIAGIDPPAP, encoded by the coding sequence ATGACCATGCCCGTTCATGCCCAGGCGCCCGCTTTCGACGATCGCCCCGTGCTGGCGAGCGCGCCACTCAAGGAAGGCCATACCCGCGAGGCGCTATCGCGCGTCGGCGACCCGAGCTGGGATCTCGGTCCCGCCGTCTTCCGCGAGAACGCCCGGCGCTGCCACGTCACCGTGCATTTCCACGTGCTCGAACATGCCGATGTGCAGGCGGCGATGCGCGCCTATCTCTACGCCCGCCTCAACGCCGATCTCCCCGGCTATCGGACGAAGTTACCACCCGCCTGTATCCGCCAGGCATTCAACCGTGCCCGCCGGTTCTTCGCCTTCGCCCGCGAGCGGCTCGGACGGCTCGACGTTTCCCGTATCGATCAGCCATTGCTCGATGCCTATGCCCGTCATCTCCGTGACGATCCTGCCCGACGACCCGTCATCGTCGGCCACCTCCTCGAAGTGGTCTCAGATCTCTATTACTATCGCGACCACCTCGATAGCGGAGGCCTTGCATTCGAGCCTTGGGCCGGACAGGCGCCCGCCCGCGTTGCGGGCTACCGCCATGTCCGGGAGAACCGCACGCCGCGCTTCCCGGAAGAGGTCATCGCCGCGCTACTCGCCTGGTCGTTGCGCTACGTCACCATATTCGCGGACGATATCCTCGCCGCCCGCCGCGAGCTTGCGCGGCTCGAAGTGCGCCGGGATCGCCTTGCCGCCGCCGATGCCGGCCTTCCAGACCCTGATCGCCGGCAACGTCGCCGCACCCGCCTGAAGGCCTATTTCGGCCGCCGACGCCGCGAGGGGCGCGGCGCGCCGATCTGGGGCACCGCTCATAACGGCAAGCTGCGCGTCGACCCCAACACCGGCGCAGTGACCCCACCGATCAACGCACATCTCCTGCATCTCCATGTCGGGATCGACGTGCAGGCCGAGCCTGGCGCGCATCTTCTGCTGACAGGCGGTGAAGCGAGGTTGATCGACGCAGTGGCGGCCGAGCTGGGGGTAGAGGTCGGCGGCATGGACACGCCGATCACGATCGATCCTGACAGCGGTCGGCCGTGGCGCGAGCGCTTCGATGCGAAGACTCTCGCACACGAGGAACGGATGCTTCAAGCCGCTGCCTATATCGTGTGCGCCTACCTGACCGGCATGCGCGACTGCGAGGTGCAGGCGATGCGGCGCGGGTGTCTCTCTATCGCGCGCAGCGAGGACGGCCTGATCGAGCGCCATCGCATCCGGTCGACCATCTACAAGCGCCGGGCGGCGGTGGGCGAGGCGGCGAGCTGGGTGACGATCGAGCCGGTCGCCGCCGCGATCATGGTGCTCGAACGCCTGTCGGCAGGGCCGGCGCGCGCCAGCGGCAGCGATACGCTCTGGCCGGTGCTGCGCGCGAGCGCCGTCTCCAAGACGCATCTGTCGAGCGAGGTGGTCCGCCAGCTCAACACCTTCCGCGACCACCTCAACAGCGCCTTCGGCACCCCCGATGAGCCGGTCATCCCGCCCGGACCCGATGGCAAGCCGTGGCGCATCACGACGCGGCAGTTCCGGCGCACGATCGCGTGGCACATCGCCAACCGTCCGTTCGGCACCATCGCCGGCATGATCCAGTACAAGCACGCCTCGGTCGCCGCGTTCGAAGGCTATGCCGGGACCAGCGCATCAGGGTTTCGCGCCGAGGTCGAGGCGCAGCGTCGGCTCGGTCAGATTGACGATCTGCTGGACTATTTCGACCGGCGTCAGGGCGGCGCATCGCTCGGTGGACCGGCGGGACCGCGCATCGCGCGGACGCTCGACGATGCCGCCGTCAGACAAGGGCCTTTGCCCGCCATGATCGCCGATCGCGCCCGCCTGCGCGTCATGCTCGCCAGCGTCGCGCGCACCTTCCATGTCGGCCCGCTCGCGGATTGCTTCTTCGATCCCGCGACCGCGCTCTGCCTCAAGCGCGTGACGACCCCCGATCCGGCAGGGCCGCTCACTGCCCTGTGCGAGCCGACCCGCTGTCCCAACGCCTGCATCACCGCCCGCCACAGGCCGGCCTGGGAACGCGCGGCGGCCGATGCCAGGGCGCACTTACGCGAACGGCGCATCTCCGATCTCCAGCGTCAGGCTCTCCAGCGCGAGCTGGATCGCCTGAGCGTGGTGATTGCCGGGATCGACCCTCCCGCGCCGTAG
- a CDS encoding ArdC family protein, producing MSASQRSDVYARVTQAIVDAIEAGTGTWRMPWHHSGADVTRPTNVASGKPYRGINTVSLWAAAYGSGYASGVWGTYRQWQALGAQVRKGEHASLGVLWKEFHAKGDDASDDDDHRRLFAKAFGLFNADQVDGYAPKPGPDLPESERLAAAEAFIAALGIDTVYGSASAYYHIAEDRIHMPDFSAFHDAHGFYATRIHEAAHASGAAHRLDRDFSAKWTRHALAMEEATAELTASFLLADLGIAHEPRPDHAAYIASWLQLLKDEPRAIFTAASKAQAAADWMHAQQP from the coding sequence ATGTCAGCCTCACAACGCTCAGACGTCTATGCTCGCGTCACGCAAGCGATCGTCGACGCCATCGAAGCCGGCACCGGCACCTGGCGCATGCCATGGCATCATTCCGGCGCCGACGTCACCCGCCCGACCAACGTCGCCAGCGGCAAGCCCTATCGCGGCATAAATACGGTCTCGCTCTGGGCGGCCGCCTATGGCAGCGGCTATGCGAGCGGGGTCTGGGGCACCTATCGCCAGTGGCAGGCGCTCGGCGCGCAGGTCCGCAAGGGTGAGCACGCCAGCCTCGGTGTCCTCTGGAAGGAGTTTCACGCGAAGGGCGACGACGCCAGCGACGATGACGACCATCGACGGCTTTTCGCCAAGGCGTTCGGCCTGTTCAACGCCGATCAGGTCGATGGCTATGCGCCCAAACCGGGGCCGGACCTGCCCGAGAGCGAACGCCTCGCCGCCGCCGAAGCCTTCATCGCCGCCCTCGGCATCGATACTGTCTACGGCTCGGCCAGCGCCTATTATCACATCGCCGAAGACCGCATCCACATGCCGGATTTCAGCGCCTTCCACGACGCTCACGGCTTCTATGCCACCCGTATTCACGAGGCCGCTCATGCCAGTGGCGCAGCCCATCGGCTCGACCGGGATTTCAGCGCCAAGTGGACCAGGCACGCGCTCGCGATGGAGGAAGCGACCGCCGAGCTGACCGCCTCGTTCCTGCTCGCCGATCTCGGGATCGCCCACGAGCCGCGGCCCGACCACGCCGCCTATATCGCTTCCTGGCTCCAACTCCTGAAGGATGAGCCGCGGGCGATCTTCACCGCAGCCAGCAAGGCGCAGGCCGCCGCTGACTGGATGCACGCCCAGCAGCCATGA